The window CGAGGGTGATCGTCGCGGTCGTCACGGTCGGAAGGGCTTCGAGCTCGTCGCGCGCGCCGGTCGCCATCATCCACGCGAACGCCGGCGAGCACCACGCCGTCGGCAACACGAGCGTTACCAGTACCTCCGACCCGTCGATCGTGAGGTCGTGGACGTACTCGAGGTCGACGATCGACTCGTCGAGCTCGGGGTCGTCGACCGCCGCGAGCCGCGCGCGGACGTCGTCGGCCGTCGGCTGGGCAGTGGCGGCCATCAGTCTGCGGTGGCACCCCCGTACTGGTCCCCGAGGTCGAACTCGGCGCTGATGGCGTCGTCGGCCAGTTTTTTCTTCTGCTCCTCGATGTCGATATCGTAGAGCTCGGCGGCGTTCTCACCCATCACCTTCTGCTTGGTTTCGAGGTCGAACTCGAGGCCGTACTCGTCGCGCTGGTCCTCGGTGAGTTCGGCCTCCATCACGGCCTCGACCACCCACTCCGGTTCCCAGAGCGCGTAGTCGCTGCCGAAGAGGAGGTTGTCCTCGCCGACCCAGTAGAGGAGTTCGCCCATGATCTCGCCGAACTTCCGTGGTCGGGCCAGCGCCATCGGCGCGACCACTGCGAGGCCGCCGTAGACGTTGGTCTCCTGGGTGGCGATGTGGGCGAAGTCGTCGAACCGGGGGAAGCCGACGTGCTCGACGATGAAGTTGAGCTCGGGGAACGAGGTCGCGGCGTCGTCGACGTCCCGCACGTCGAAGGCGTCGCGGTTGAGCGGGCGGATCGTCGGCCCCTTGTGAGCGTGGATGTTCGTGATGCCGAGCTCGGCACACTTTTCGAGGTACTCGAAGGAGTCCTCCGAGTCGAGCCGCCAGCCCTTCGAGTCACCCCGCCACTCGGCGGTGTAGAGCTTGACCCCCGTGATGTCGTGTTCGTCCTTTTGTCGTTCGAGTTCTTCGAGCCCCGCCTCCCCTTCACGCGGGTCGAACCGGCCGTTGAGCACGAACCGACCCTCGTACGTCTCGGCGAGCCCCGCGTTGTCCTCGATGGTGTTGAACCCGTTCTCGTAGAACTCGCCGAGGTAGGTCGGTTGGAAGACCGCCATGTCGTCGTGGCCGTCCCGAAAGAGGTCCTCGACCATCCGTTCGGCGCTGTACTTCCGGTACTCGTCGATGCTCCACTGGCGCTCCGCCGGTGTGAACGCGGTGTGGTAGTCGTGGAAGCACTGGATGAACTGTTCGCCGCCCTCGTGGATGATGTTCTCCGTGCTCGCGTCCCAGTGGTGGACGTGGGCGTCGATGACGAAGACATCCGCTCCCTCGTGCCGGTACATTGCACATCATCGATAGTGTTTGACAATCATACGTCTTTTGGCCCCGGAAAGCGGCTGTACCCCGATTTCGGTACGAACACTTTTGACCGTGACAGTCCTACCGCGGTGTGGTCACATGCAAGCAGCCAGACTCCACGAGTACACCGAGGAGATGGAGGACGCGCTCTCGATCGACGAGGTCGACGAACCGCAGGCCG is drawn from Halococcus salsus and contains these coding sequences:
- a CDS encoding amidohydrolase family protein — its product is MYRHEGADVFVIDAHVHHWDASTENIIHEGGEQFIQCFHDYHTAFTPAERQWSIDEYRKYSAERMVEDLFRDGHDDMAVFQPTYLGEFYENGFNTIEDNAGLAETYEGRFVLNGRFDPREGEAGLEELERQKDEHDITGVKLYTAEWRGDSKGWRLDSEDSFEYLEKCAELGITNIHAHKGPTIRPLNRDAFDVRDVDDAATSFPELNFIVEHVGFPRFDDFAHIATQETNVYGGLAVVAPMALARPRKFGEIMGELLYWVGEDNLLFGSDYALWEPEWVVEAVMEAELTEDQRDEYGLEFDLETKQKVMGENAAELYDIDIEEQKKKLADDAISAEFDLGDQYGGATAD